A genomic segment from uncultured Marinifilum sp. encodes:
- a CDS encoding bacteriophage abortive infection AbiH family protein — MNILFIIGNGFDLNLGLKTSYSHFYEHYKSINTQSSSINKLKKVIDKDLKNWSDLELAFGEYTDEIESVEEFNVVFEDIGDKLADYLEKEEHNFDFSKIDKESFFEYLSFPEHSLLPADKNKLSKFREKWNTSPWNVNIITFNYTKSIEKLIGNPQSKVRIGTHDSRPIVLQGIEHIHGYMNERMVLGVNDVSQIANTSFHNNQEVLVALVKEKCNQAQKHTIDELCQKQISTANLICIFGSSIGDTDNMWWDIIGNQLKRDCHIIIFDKNDKISRRRGYKIAPVEQKRKDFFLSKTNLTEEEKKKASNNIFCALNTDMFKEIASTAKEEEVTA; from the coding sequence ATGAATATACTTTTCATCATAGGGAATGGCTTTGACCTTAATCTTGGATTAAAAACTAGCTATAGCCACTTTTACGAGCATTATAAATCAATTAACACTCAAAGTAGTTCCATAAATAAGTTAAAAAAAGTCATTGATAAAGATTTAAAGAATTGGTCTGACTTGGAATTGGCTTTTGGGGAATATACAGATGAAATTGAGTCAGTTGAAGAATTTAATGTCGTGTTTGAAGATATAGGAGATAAACTCGCAGACTACTTAGAAAAAGAAGAACACAACTTTGACTTTAGCAAAATAGATAAAGAGAGTTTTTTTGAATATTTGTCATTCCCAGAACATTCACTCTTGCCAGCAGATAAAAATAAACTCAGTAAATTCAGAGAGAAATGGAATACATCTCCGTGGAATGTAAATATTATTACGTTTAATTATACCAAGTCCATAGAAAAATTGATTGGAAATCCACAAAGTAAAGTACGAATTGGAACTCATGATAGTAGGCCTATAGTACTACAAGGCATTGAACACATCCATGGCTATATGAATGAGAGAATGGTATTAGGTGTAAATGATGTTTCTCAGATTGCAAATACTTCTTTCCATAATAATCAGGAGGTATTGGTAGCACTTGTAAAAGAAAAGTGTAATCAAGCACAAAAACATACCATTGATGAACTATGCCAAAAACAAATATCCACAGCAAATCTAATATGTATATTCGGATCGTCAATTGGTGATACAGATAATATGTGGTGGGATATAATTGGTAACCAATTAAAACGTGACTGTCACATTATTATTTTCGATAAAAATGACAAGATTTCACGCCGTAGGGGTTATAAAATAGCACCTGTTGAACAAAAAAGGAAAGATTTTTTTCTTAGCAAAACCAATTTAACAGAAGAAGAAAAGAAGAAAGCTTCTAATAATATTTTCTGTGCTCTAAATACAGATATGTTTAAGGAAATTGCATCTACAGCTAAAGAAGAGGAAGTAACAGCATAA
- a CDS encoding DUF5677 domain-containing protein: protein MNELHKIEPKYSKAELTEFKDENQFMDAYVELLKQTISLLFLIVEDRYCEGKEGMPRKINRNEAIIGGNLTRLIKLNTSFLENICNGKLEICYILNRCIAETAINTQYMIVEGEENVLRNYIKYSLITEKELWNTIKGNVEDRDEEKLHIEERMQQSIERDFNTSDFDLENVNRSSKWKSIAKRAEYVAGDQFYKIYYGIGSHAIHGNWQDILMNNLTKENNEFKLNLEWNRPRPQIMDGAIGMNLLLTKSFVEKEKLKDSKSYLEKTETLMNYQSDLLDEHEKYLKK from the coding sequence TTGAACGAACTTCACAAAATAGAACCGAAATACTCAAAAGCTGAATTAACTGAATTCAAAGATGAAAATCAGTTTATGGATGCTTATGTTGAATTATTAAAGCAAACTATTTCTTTATTATTCCTAATAGTTGAAGACAGATATTGCGAAGGAAAAGAAGGGATGCCAAGAAAAATCAATCGAAATGAAGCCATAATTGGCGGAAATCTTACTCGGTTAATAAAACTAAACACATCATTTCTTGAAAATATTTGCAATGGTAAATTAGAAATTTGTTACATACTGAATAGATGTATAGCTGAAACTGCTATCAATACACAATACATGATAGTTGAAGGCGAAGAAAATGTTTTAAGAAATTACATTAAATATTCGCTCATAACTGAAAAAGAATTGTGGAATACAATTAAAGGCAATGTAGAGGATAGAGATGAAGAAAAACTGCATATTGAGGAAAGAATGCAACAATCAATTGAAAGGGATTTCAACACGTCTGATTTTGATTTAGAAAACGTAAATAGAAGCTCAAAATGGAAATCAATTGCAAAAAGAGCTGAATATGTTGCTGGTGACCAATTTTACAAAATTTATTATGGTATAGGTAGTCATGCAATTCACGGAAATTGGCAAGATATTTTAATGAATAATTTAACAAAAGAAAATAACGAATTCAAACTAAACCTTGAATGGAATAGACCAAGACCACAGATAATGGATGGAGCAATCGGAATGAATTTATTATTAACAAAATCTTTTGTAGAAAAAGAGAAATTAAAAGACTCAAAATCTTACTTAGAAAAAACAGAAACTTTAATGAATTATCAATCTGATTTATTGGATGAACACGAAAAGTATCTAAAAAAATAA
- a CDS encoding barstar family protein → MQTFKIKGKRLKNWKTFHSEFKKEMNFPDYYGENMNAWIDCVDELTDEPTILQIDNGKYLKENEPELFKAILECGAFVNYRKIKVGEKPNLIIATDN, encoded by the coding sequence ATGCAAACATTCAAAATCAAAGGAAAAAGATTAAAAAATTGGAAGACATTTCACTCCGAATTTAAGAAAGAAATGAACTTTCCAGATTATTATGGAGAAAATATGAATGCTTGGATTGACTGCGTGGACGAACTGACTGACGAACCAACTATTTTGCAAATTGACAATGGAAAATACCTGAAAGAAAACGAACCCGAATTATTTAAAGCAATTTTGGAATGTGGAGCATTTGTTAATTACAGAAAAATAAAGGTCGGAGAAAAGCCGAATTTGATAATTGCAACTGACAATTAA
- a CDS encoding immunity 22 family protein yields MKKIICVWIGTFESEDKLYTNYLNFNYENEDEPESEFAKDSELEYYDEDYMESWWFSKLELNKLTEYKDDLLDSEYFFDELIAELKNRDLSNRNSISFLFGENGENATNEMLFEYNGMEMKDKPIEFVFKKEYELK; encoded by the coding sequence ATGAAAAAGATAATATGCGTTTGGATCGGAACTTTTGAATCAGAAGATAAGCTCTACACAAACTATCTGAATTTTAATTATGAAAATGAAGACGAGCCTGAATCAGAATTCGCTAAAGATTCTGAATTAGAATATTATGATGAGGATTATATGGAAAGTTGGTGGTTTAGCAAACTGGAATTGAATAAACTGACTGAATATAAAGACGACTTACTCGACTCTGAATATTTTTTCGATGAACTTATTGCGGAATTAAAAAATAGAGACTTATCAAATCGGAATTCAATTTCGTTCTTATTTGGAGAAAATGGAGAAAACGCAACAAATGAAATGCTCTTTGAATACAACGGAATGGAAATGAAAGACAAACCGATTGAGTTTGTTTTTAAAAAAGAATATGAACTGAAATAA
- a CDS encoding SIR2 family protein → MNISDFISKYNNHPVLFIGTGVSLRYLSNSYTWDGLLSKIAFDLKENEEYYFDLKASCQINGNGKYSYEKLASKLEQEFNTTLINERNGKFKDINDIFYTKMKEDNINVSRFKIYISTILGEIKYRENQDEELAEFKKIRKNIGSIITTNYDSLIEDVFEFNKLIGNDILLSNPYGSVYKIHGCVDEADKIIITQNDYDIFDDKYDLIRAQLLSLFIHNPIIFLGYNVGDENIKKILKTIFTYVEPNSELASKIRDNFLLVEYDAGNPNEEISEHDIDMEGFSTVRINKLKTDNYTAIYKALSGIHLPISAMDVRKVQSVVKEIYSGGEIKVTITEDLDTLRNGAKILAIGSSKTISYNYQSASEMMSNYFKIIDESNSQILTLIEHYKIQRAQYFPIFGFSKINDKLSCVDRLKEQQETNLGNTYKAISDQKRELAHSTIEDILEDYSIAFSFKSNAIIWNIMEDNLELEDVESYLRDFENKNDTEYRKILCAFDMKMYK, encoded by the coding sequence ATGAATATATCAGACTTCATCTCTAAGTATAATAATCATCCTGTTCTTTTTATCGGGACTGGTGTAAGTTTAAGATACCTATCAAATTCATATACTTGGGATGGTTTATTAAGTAAAATTGCCTTTGACTTAAAGGAAAATGAAGAATATTATTTTGACCTTAAGGCTTCATGTCAGATTAATGGTAATGGGAAGTACAGTTATGAGAAATTAGCCTCTAAACTTGAACAGGAATTTAATACTACACTCATAAACGAAAGGAACGGAAAGTTTAAAGACATTAACGACATCTTTTATACCAAAATGAAAGAAGATAATATTAATGTCAGTAGGTTTAAAATCTATATTTCTACTATACTTGGAGAAATTAAATACCGTGAAAATCAAGACGAGGAACTTGCGGAATTTAAGAAGATTAGAAAAAATATCGGCTCAATTATTACAACAAATTATGACAGTTTAATTGAAGATGTTTTTGAGTTTAACAAGTTAATTGGGAACGATATTTTACTAAGTAATCCTTATGGGTCAGTATATAAGATTCATGGATGTGTTGATGAAGCTGACAAAATTATAATCACTCAGAATGATTACGATATTTTTGATGATAAGTATGACTTAATTAGAGCTCAATTATTATCATTATTTATTCACAATCCTATTATATTCTTAGGGTATAATGTCGGAGATGAGAATATAAAAAAGATTTTAAAAACAATATTTACATACGTTGAGCCTAACTCAGAATTAGCATCTAAAATTAGAGACAATTTTTTATTAGTTGAGTATGATGCTGGTAATCCGAATGAAGAGATTTCAGAGCATGATATTGACATGGAAGGTTTTTCTACCGTTCGTATAAATAAATTAAAGACTGATAATTATACAGCAATTTATAAAGCTCTATCAGGTATACATTTGCCAATTTCTGCAATGGATGTACGAAAAGTGCAAAGTGTAGTAAAAGAAATTTATTCTGGTGGTGAAATTAAAGTCACAATCACGGAAGATTTGGATACATTAAGGAATGGTGCAAAAATACTTGCTATTGGTTCATCTAAAACTATTAGTTACAATTATCAGTCAGCTTCAGAAATGATGTCTAATTATTTTAAAATAATTGATGAGTCAAATTCTCAAATATTGACCTTAATTGAGCATTACAAAATACAAAGAGCACAATATTTCCCAATATTTGGATTTAGCAAAATAAATGACAAATTAAGTTGTGTAGATAGACTAAAGGAGCAGCAGGAGACAAATTTGGGCAATACGTACAAAGCAATTAGTGACCAAAAACGTGAACTAGCACATAGTACAATTGAGGATATTCTTGAGGATTATTCAATCGCATTTTCATTTAAATCAAACGCGATTATATGGAACATTATGGAGGATAATTTAGAACTCGAAGATGTTGAAAGCTATTTACGTGACTTTGAAAATAAAAATGACACAGAGTATAGGAAAATACTATGTGCCTTTGATATGAAAATGTATAAATAA
- a CDS encoding DUF4375 domain-containing protein — protein sequence MSKKILTIMLLTSILNFFGCKGKNEPEKTKEDAEFEQFLEQSKNSIDEFNNRKIYKELTTEILDSIPDDKLEQTIFDNIYEIIGDDYQNELNNVKKLTKGQQAFFSTWIIEGEVNNGGFNQFYFNSSGQYAEMAEVGFMTIGAEKFSELTKRANKIYSENKDRLEEFDDGTMESFSESYKDNPLNDLDTEFYNLYDFEKIGELRIKYIRENKNEFITE from the coding sequence ATGAGCAAAAAGATTTTAACCATTATGCTTTTAACTTCCATACTAAACTTCTTCGGTTGTAAAGGGAAAAATGAACCTGAAAAAACAAAAGAAGATGCTGAATTCGAACAATTTCTTGAACAGTCCAAAAACAGTATTGATGAATTTAATAATCGGAAAATCTACAAGGAATTAACAACTGAAATTTTGGATTCAATTCCTGATGATAAACTTGAACAAACAATTTTTGACAACATTTATGAGATTATCGGAGATGACTATCAAAACGAATTAAATAATGTCAAAAAACTTACGAAAGGACAGCAAGCCTTCTTCTCGACTTGGATAATTGAAGGGGAAGTCAATAATGGCGGATTTAATCAATTCTATTTTAATTCAAGCGGACAATATGCGGAAATGGCAGAAGTCGGATTTATGACAATCGGAGCTGAAAAGTTCTCGGAATTAACAAAACGAGCGAATAAAATCTATTCCGAAAACAAAGACAGACTTGAGGAATTTGATGATGGAACAATGGAAAGTTTTAGCGAATCTTATAAAGACAATCCTCTGAACGATTTAGATACTGAATTTTATAATCTTTATGATTTCGAAAAAATTGGAGAATTAAGAATAAAATACATTAGAGAAAACAAAAACGAATTTATAACTGAATAA
- a CDS encoding serine hydrolase domain-containing protein, with amino-acid sequence MKKTVLTTILILTLSLIGLAQSNFDKTKLDNYFKALEQNNKFMGSVAVSKNGEIIYTKSIGFADIENNLKATENSKYRIGSISKSLTTVLVLKAIEQKKLDINQSIDKWFPTIKNAKKITVKHLLSHRSGIHNFTNDKDYLTYNTQQKTEKEMVEIIAKGGSDFQPDSKAEYSNSNFVLLTYILEKTFNKSYSELLQEYIVKPIGLTNTYVFEKINTSNNECKSYKFVSSWKEETETDYTIPLGAGAITSTPSDLTKFADALFDGKLLESESLEIMKTIKDGYGIGLFQIPFFKNVGYGHTGGIDGFSSVYSHFPDDKISYALISNGTNMNNNDISIAVLSAVYDKPYEIPAFTTFNVTSEELDKYLGVYSSKQIALKITITKDGNTLIAQGTGQPAFPLEATDKDKFKFDQAGAKFEFNPTDKKMILFQGGGQIEFTNE; translated from the coding sequence ATGAAAAAAACAGTTTTAACAACAATACTAATTTTGACACTTAGTCTAATAGGACTTGCTCAATCAAACTTTGACAAAACCAAATTAGACAATTACTTCAAGGCACTTGAACAAAATAACAAGTTTATGGGAAGTGTTGCCGTTTCAAAAAACGGTGAAATTATTTACACAAAATCAATCGGATTTGCAGACATTGAAAACAACTTAAAAGCAACCGAAAATTCAAAATATAGAATTGGCTCAATTTCTAAATCACTTACGACAGTTTTAGTGTTAAAAGCAATTGAACAAAAAAAGTTAGACATAAATCAATCTATTGACAAATGGTTTCCAACAATTAAAAACGCAAAGAAAATCACAGTGAAACATTTGCTAAGTCATAGAAGTGGAATACATAATTTCACAAATGACAAAGATTACCTGACTTATAATACCCAACAAAAGACAGAGAAAGAAATGGTTGAAATTATTGCAAAAGGTGGTAGTGATTTCCAACCAGACAGCAAAGCAGAATACAGCAATTCTAATTTCGTACTGTTGACTTATATTCTTGAGAAAACATTCAATAAATCTTATTCCGAATTGTTGCAAGAATACATTGTTAAACCAATTGGCTTGACTAACACTTATGTTTTTGAAAAAATTAATACTAGCAATAACGAGTGTAAATCATACAAATTTGTTAGTTCTTGGAAAGAAGAAACCGAAACAGACTATACAATTCCTTTAGGTGCCGGTGCGATAACTTCTACACCAAGCGACTTGACAAAGTTTGCTGACGCTTTATTTGATGGTAAATTATTGGAATCTGAAAGTCTTGAGATAATGAAAACCATAAAAGACGGTTACGGAATTGGCTTGTTTCAAATTCCTTTCTTCAAGAATGTCGGCTACGGACACACAGGTGGAATTGACGGATTTAGCTCTGTTTATTCACATTTTCCTGACGACAAAATTTCGTATGCTTTGATTTCTAATGGAACAAATATGAATAACAATGACATTTCTATTGCGGTTTTAAGTGCTGTGTACGATAAGCCATACGAAATTCCAGCATTTACGACTTTCAATGTAACATCAGAAGAATTAGATAAATATTTAGGAGTTTATTCATCTAAACAAATTGCGTTGAAAATTACAATTACAAAAGACGGAAATACTTTGATTGCACAAGGAACAGGACAGCCAGCATTTCCACTTGAAGCAACCGACAAAGACAAATTTAAGTTTGACCAAGCAGGAGCAAAATTTGAATTTAATCCAACAGATAAGAAAATGATATTATTTCAAGGCGGTGGACAAATTGAATTTACGAACGAATAA
- a CDS encoding GNAT family N-acetyltransferase, which yields MIIQTERIRIREIIADDIDCLLAIYQDSENMKFIPNSAFKWNKEQLTEKYERINCGYKKGFGIFTVELLDGEIIGEGGLFDSFNKLNHLELGYIIDRRYWGKGYGLELCKSLIEYGFRELKLSKLTARMYKENIASVRLSERCGMAFVNGGKNDDGKEYCEYEISANELNTPHNKL from the coding sequence ATGATTATTCAAACTGAAAGAATTAGAATAAGAGAGATTATTGCTGATGACATTGATTGTTTGTTGGCAATTTATCAAGATTCCGAAAATATGAAGTTTATTCCAAATTCAGCTTTTAAGTGGAACAAGGAACAACTAACCGAAAAATATGAAAGAATCAATTGCGGTTACAAAAAAGGTTTTGGCATTTTTACAGTTGAACTCCTTGATGGAGAAATAATCGGTGAAGGAGGATTGTTTGACTCATTTAATAAATTGAATCATCTTGAATTAGGTTATATTATTGACCGTAGATATTGGGGAAAAGGTTACGGATTAGAGTTGTGTAAATCTTTAATTGAATATGGATTTAGAGAGTTAAAACTGTCAAAATTGACCGCTAGAATGTATAAAGAAAATATTGCATCAGTTAGACTTTCTGAGAGATGCGGAATGGCGTTTGTAAATGGAGGAAAAAATGATGATGGGAAAGAATATTGTGAATATGAAATTAGTGCTAATGAATTAAATACGCCACACAACAAATTGTAA
- a CDS encoding cupin domain-containing protein, giving the protein MIVKSENKKQKEFKGVTFDVLASGDKSMVTKMNYKIGDNVPLNSHPNEQSGYVISGEHIIHFGSITEKIKSGDSYCIPENVEHSWEVIKAGEVIDVFTPPRKDYL; this is encoded by the coding sequence ATGATTGTAAAATCTGAGAATAAAAAACAAAAAGAATTTAAAGGAGTGACTTTTGATGTTTTAGCATCAGGCGACAAGTCTATGGTTACTAAAATGAATTATAAAATCGGGGATAACGTACCATTAAATTCTCACCCAAATGAGCAAAGTGGATATGTGATTTCAGGAGAGCATATTATTCATTTTGGTAGTATAACGGAGAAAATTAAATCTGGCGATAGTTATTGTATTCCAGAAAACGTTGAACACTCTTGGGAGGTTATAAAAGCTGGAGAGGTGATTGATGTTTTTACTCCACCAAGAAAGGATTATTTATAG
- a CDS encoding DUF6090 family protein: protein MIKFFRKIRQKMLTENKFSKYLIYAIGEIILVVIGILIALSINNWNENSNQDKLELEALKNLREDFNFNLSELIRIDSVNTKNIKSCVQILNHTGKRYTEEFILEKHLNAATASPDYSAKNGFLNDLISSGNLGLIKNSVLRNLLSSWLTELSELTLREEASQKTDFELIDFIIKNGSYLNVDEIVGFNNNLNIKLPKSGFEIDNNQMLKIPEFENRIENQIIFFNIATEKYLVCMNLNKEILQLLESEIKTKK from the coding sequence ATGATAAAATTCTTTAGAAAAATTAGACAAAAAATGCTGACTGAAAACAAATTCAGTAAGTACTTGATTTATGCAATCGGAGAAATTATCCTTGTTGTTATTGGGATTTTAATTGCGCTTTCTATAAATAATTGGAATGAAAATTCTAACCAAGATAAATTGGAATTAGAAGCATTAAAAAATTTAAGAGAGGATTTTAATTTTAATCTTTCAGAGTTAATTCGTATTGATAGTGTGAATACAAAAAATATCAAATCTTGTGTACAAATACTCAACCACACTGGTAAAAGATATACAGAAGAGTTTATTTTGGAAAAACACTTAAATGCTGCTACTGCATCACCAGATTATAGTGCTAAAAATGGTTTTCTAAACGATTTAATAAGTTCAGGAAATCTTGGTTTAATAAAAAATAGTGTTTTACGTAATCTTTTATCATCTTGGCTTACTGAATTATCTGAATTAACATTAAGAGAAGAAGCCTCGCAAAAAACCGATTTTGAATTGATTGATTTTATTATTAAAAATGGTAGTTATCTGAATGTTGATGAAATAGTAGGTTTTAATAACAACTTGAATATAAAATTACCTAAATCTGGATTTGAAATTGATAATAACCAAATGCTAAAAATACCAGAATTTGAAAATAGAATTGAAAATCAAATTATCTTTTTCAACATTGCAACTGAAAAATATCTGGTTTGTATGAACTTGAACAAGGAAATACTTCAACTTCTGGAATCTGAAATAAAAACGAAAAAATAA